A section of the Streptomyces sp. SCL15-4 genome encodes:
- a CDS encoding FAD-dependent monooxygenase yields MDVLIVGAGPTGLTLGIDLARRGVDALVVERGEHLFPGSRGKGLQPRTQEVFDDLGVLDAIRAAGGPYPDRMIWKDGERLGEESMFEKLDADEGMPYSEPLMIPQWRTQEVLYARLTRLGGKVAFGREVTALTQDGQGVTARFADGTALRARYAVAADGGRSAVRQALGVGMTGEAVDPAPFVVADLRLKGLDRVHWHAFPGDDGGFLGLCPLAGTEDFQLAARLPEGSRPDVSPDGIRKLVARGTHLDAEDVTEVGWASVFRPRAALADRFRVGRVFLAGDAAHVHSPAGAQGLNTSVQDAYNLGWKLGAVLRGGAPDALLDTYEEERRANAAAMLELSTGVHRGEVRRGRATVQLGVGYRESSLSVDTRREAGELRAGDRAPDGTVAGVRLFDTFRGPHWTLLGATLPGLPSLPAPPASYGPGVFLIRPDGYVGWAGDTTRGLREYAGRTGSLTVV; encoded by the coding sequence ATGGATGTTCTGATCGTGGGTGCGGGTCCGACCGGCCTCACCCTCGGCATCGACCTGGCGCGCCGGGGTGTGGACGCGCTGGTCGTGGAGCGGGGCGAGCACCTCTTTCCCGGATCGCGCGGCAAGGGACTCCAGCCGCGTACGCAGGAGGTCTTCGACGATCTCGGCGTGCTGGACGCCATCCGGGCGGCGGGCGGCCCCTACCCGGACCGGATGATCTGGAAGGACGGCGAACGGCTCGGCGAGGAGTCGATGTTCGAGAAGCTGGACGCGGACGAGGGCATGCCCTACAGCGAGCCGCTGATGATCCCGCAGTGGCGGACGCAGGAGGTGCTGTACGCGCGGCTGACCCGACTGGGAGGCAAGGTCGCCTTCGGGCGCGAGGTGACGGCCCTGACACAGGACGGACAGGGTGTGACGGCGCGGTTCGCCGACGGTACGGCACTGCGCGCGCGGTACGCGGTCGCGGCCGACGGCGGGCGCTCGGCGGTCCGGCAGGCGCTGGGCGTCGGCATGACCGGGGAGGCGGTCGACCCCGCGCCGTTCGTGGTGGCGGACCTGCGGCTGAAGGGTCTGGACCGGGTCCACTGGCACGCCTTCCCCGGAGACGACGGCGGCTTCCTCGGGCTGTGCCCGCTGGCCGGGACGGAGGACTTCCAGCTGGCGGCCCGCCTGCCGGAGGGGTCGCGGCCGGACGTGTCCCCCGACGGCATCCGCAAGCTGGTCGCCCGCGGCACGCACCTGGACGCGGAGGACGTGACGGAGGTCGGCTGGGCGTCCGTCTTCCGGCCGCGGGCGGCCCTGGCGGACCGGTTCCGGGTGGGCCGGGTGTTCCTCGCCGGTGACGCGGCGCACGTGCACTCGCCGGCCGGCGCCCAAGGCCTGAACACCAGCGTGCAGGACGCCTACAACCTGGGCTGGAAGCTGGGCGCGGTGCTGCGGGGCGGGGCGCCGGACGCGCTGCTGGACACGTACGAGGAGGAGCGCCGGGCGAACGCCGCGGCCATGCTGGAGCTGTCGACGGGCGTGCACCGCGGGGAGGTGCGGCGCGGCAGGGCGACGGTGCAGCTCGGAGTCGGCTACCGGGAGTCCTCCCTCAGCGTCGACACGCGCCGGGAGGCCGGGGAGCTGCGCGCGGGCGACCGCGCCCCCGACGGCACGGTGGCGGGCGTACGGCTCTTCGACACGTTCCGCGGACCGCACTGGACACTGCTCGGAGCGACCCTCCCGGGCCTCCCCTCGCTCCCCGCTCCCCCGGCCTCCTACGGCCCCGGCGTCTTCCTGATCCGCCCGGACGGATACGTGGGCTGGGCGGGCGACACGACGCGGGGCCTGCGGGAGTACGCCGGACGAACGGGATCCCTCACGGTGGTCTGA
- a CDS encoding TetR/AcrR family transcriptional regulator C-terminal domain-containing protein: MSTDKRAPLDRERVADTALRLLNEVGLDGLTLRAIAKELDVKAPALYWHFKDKQALLDEMATLMYRRMLAHTALDPCDTWRERLLAVNRGLRSALLGYRDGARVFSGSRFTSTDHAPALEANLRLLTGAGLGLTEAVDAGRTVNAYTIGFVIEEQGVRPLPGERREGFDIEDRARRMAGFPLAAEAGRLLFDDYDRQFEEGLALVVAGIAARYGLAP, encoded by the coding sequence GTGAGTACGGACAAGCGCGCTCCCCTCGACCGCGAGCGGGTCGCCGACACCGCCCTGCGACTGCTGAACGAGGTCGGCCTGGACGGGCTGACGCTGCGGGCCATCGCCAAGGAGCTGGACGTCAAGGCACCCGCCCTGTACTGGCACTTCAAGGACAAGCAGGCGCTGCTGGACGAGATGGCGACGCTGATGTACCGGCGGATGCTCGCCCACACCGCGCTCGACCCCTGCGACACATGGCGGGAACGGCTGCTCGCCGTCAACCGGGGCTTGCGAAGCGCGCTGCTCGGTTACCGCGACGGCGCCAGGGTCTTCAGCGGCTCACGCTTCACGAGCACGGACCACGCCCCCGCGCTGGAGGCGAACCTGCGGCTGCTGACCGGGGCGGGACTCGGCCTCACCGAGGCGGTCGACGCGGGGCGCACCGTGAACGCCTACACCATCGGCTTCGTCATCGAGGAACAGGGTGTGCGGCCCCTCCCGGGCGAGCGCCGGGAAGGGTTCGACATCGAGGACCGCGCCCGCCGCATGGCCGGCTTCCCGCTGGCGGCCGAGGCCGGCAGGCTCCTCTTCGACGACTACGACCGGCAGTTCGAGGAAGGCCTGGCACTCGTCGTCGCCGGCATCGCGGCGCGATACGGACTCGCGCCGTGA
- a CDS encoding formylglycine-generating enzyme family protein, with protein sequence MRPVRSNRGGAVQVEQVDWVGIPAGVLRRGTPADEVAAVARRYADTGVPVEWYLKEAPRAQIHVPAFRIARTPVTAGQWRLFAADTGRPLPQAPADHPVIGVTWEAATAYCRWLGERLGGLEVRLPTEDEWERAARGDDSREFPWGDEYRTGLANLVDLGIGTTTPVGSFPEGASPFGVLDMAGNADEWTSTLYAPYPGAPADVPGTEDWAFDPHITRGGAFRHDRDLARCARRHGVYEPDLEAIGVGFRLAAPAA encoded by the coding sequence ATGAGGCCTGTCCGCTCGAACCGAGGAGGAGCCGTGCAGGTGGAGCAGGTGGACTGGGTCGGGATTCCGGCAGGAGTGTTGCGCAGGGGTACACCGGCCGACGAAGTGGCGGCAGTGGCCCGCCGCTACGCGGACACCGGCGTGCCCGTGGAGTGGTACCTGAAAGAAGCCCCGCGCGCACAGATCCACGTCCCGGCGTTCCGGATCGCCCGCACCCCGGTCACGGCCGGCCAGTGGAGGCTCTTCGCGGCGGACACCGGCAGGCCGCTCCCGCAGGCGCCGGCGGACCACCCGGTCATCGGGGTCACCTGGGAGGCGGCGACGGCCTACTGCCGGTGGCTCGGCGAACGGCTCGGCGGCCTCGAGGTGCGGCTGCCCACGGAGGACGAGTGGGAGCGAGCCGCGCGGGGCGACGACAGCCGGGAGTTCCCGTGGGGTGACGAGTACCGCACCGGCCTGGCCAATCTGGTGGACCTCGGCATCGGCACCACGACACCCGTCGGCTCGTTCCCCGAGGGTGCCAGCCCGTTCGGCGTGCTGGACATGGCCGGCAACGCCGACGAGTGGACCTCCACCCTCTACGCCCCCTATCCCGGCGCGCCCGCCGATGTGCCGGGCACCGAAGACTGGGCCTTCGACCCGCACATCACCCGGGGCGGCGCCTTCCGTCACGACCGGGACCTGGCCCGCTGTGCCCGCAGGCACGGCGTCTACGAACCGGACCTCGAAGCGATCGGTGTGGGCTTCCGCCTGGCGGCTCCGGCCGCGTAG
- a CDS encoding GNAT family N-acetyltransferase, giving the protein MPFRTTAEAVRAWVEGWVVSRGAVRPTPRSWGFTVDVGLPGEVARHVVTAADEATVRKLAENTTVPGIPLKVFVPARTLKAWLPPGWVLLDGHAALMAARLSAGGTPLRLADGYRLHTWERADVTRVVVRAADGAFAARGQIAVTGPTAVVDQVETHPAHRRRGLGRVVMGTLAETAARQGARAAVLGATEQGRALYETMGWQVIAPLSAAVRSTADTGA; this is encoded by the coding sequence GTGCCCTTCAGGACCACCGCCGAGGCGGTACGCGCATGGGTCGAGGGATGGGTCGTCTCGCGTGGCGCGGTCCGACCGACGCCCCGGTCCTGGGGGTTCACCGTGGACGTCGGCCTGCCCGGGGAGGTGGCCCGGCACGTCGTGACCGCCGCCGACGAGGCGACCGTCCGCAAGCTGGCCGAGAACACCACCGTCCCCGGCATTCCCCTCAAGGTGTTCGTACCGGCGCGGACCCTGAAGGCGTGGCTGCCGCCGGGCTGGGTCCTCCTGGACGGCCACGCCGCCCTCATGGCCGCACGGCTGAGCGCCGGCGGGACCCCGCTCCGCCTGGCCGACGGCTACCGGCTGCACACCTGGGAGCGGGCCGATGTCACCCGCGTGGTGGTGCGCGCCGCCGACGGCGCCTTCGCCGCGCGCGGGCAGATCGCGGTCACCGGCCCGACCGCCGTGGTCGACCAGGTGGAGACGCACCCGGCGCACCGGCGCCGGGGGCTCGGCCGCGTGGTGATGGGGACGCTCGCCGAGACCGCGGCCCGCCAGGGCGCACGGGCGGCCGTGCTGGGCGCGACCGAGCAAGGCCGCGCCCTGTACGAGACCATGGGCTGGCAGGTGATCGCTCCGCTGAGCGCCGCGGTCCGCAGCACCGCAGACACCGGGGCCTAG
- a CDS encoding prolyl oligopeptidase family serine peptidase, whose product MAASDTPLWEQRFRAPRHTLPAWAKSSPERCVFVSDRSGNAQVYCWDRTAGTLRQVTDRASGAQHCAIEASGEAVWWFADTDGDERGQWMRQPFGGGPDEPAVRDLEPYWPAGLALGLRGHNLLGHTTEHGTDVSLVLPGGTARRLYRHEEPAYAVDLSRDLALAVIAHSERGDLWEPGIRVLTTDGVAVADLDGEAVGFSPVPGDNRLLVLQPHEDRWEPALYDPRTGERVRLDLGLPGEVSVEWAQDAASLLVVHDHQARSEAFSYDLAARELTRLKTPDGTIEHARTRPGGDVWFSWSDSAHPPVFLALDSDPRFPAASRAPQTALAADVWVDGPGGRVHALLSLPRTGTKPHPAVFLLHGGPDEHDQDAFDPEAAAWTDEGFAVVRVNYRGSTGYGRAWTEALRRRVGHTELEDITAVRQWAVDQGIIDPARLVLAGWSWGGYLTLLGLGTRPDDWTVGLAGAPVADCAAAHHQAMDDIKALDRSLFGGTPEEVPEVYRDASPVTYADAVRAPIFISAGVNDARCPIDQARAYAEQLRARGLPVEFHAMDAGHSVTAVEERVTVFRRQLDFTRTHLDAVGRLS is encoded by the coding sequence ATGGCCGCCTCCGACACACCCCTGTGGGAGCAGCGCTTCCGCGCCCCGCGCCACACGCTTCCCGCCTGGGCGAAGAGCTCGCCGGAGCGCTGCGTGTTCGTCAGCGATCGCTCCGGCAACGCCCAGGTCTACTGCTGGGACCGTACGGCCGGCACCTTGCGGCAGGTCACCGATCGCGCCTCCGGCGCCCAGCACTGCGCCATCGAGGCGTCCGGCGAGGCCGTGTGGTGGTTCGCCGACACCGACGGGGACGAGCGCGGCCAGTGGATGCGGCAGCCGTTCGGCGGCGGCCCCGACGAGCCCGCCGTACGGGACCTGGAACCGTACTGGCCCGCCGGACTCGCCCTCGGCCTGCGCGGACACAACCTGCTCGGCCACACCACCGAGCACGGCACCGACGTGTCCCTCGTCCTGCCCGGCGGCACGGCCCGCCGCCTCTACCGGCACGAGGAGCCCGCGTACGCCGTCGACCTGTCCCGTGACCTCGCCCTCGCCGTCATCGCGCACAGCGAGCGCGGCGACCTGTGGGAGCCGGGCATCCGCGTGCTGACGACGGACGGCGTCGCCGTCGCCGACCTCGACGGCGAGGCCGTGGGCTTCTCTCCCGTGCCCGGCGACAACCGGCTGCTGGTCCTGCAACCGCACGAGGACCGCTGGGAGCCCGCCCTCTACGACCCGCGCACCGGCGAACGCGTCCGCCTCGACCTCGGGCTGCCCGGCGAGGTCTCCGTGGAGTGGGCGCAGGACGCCGCGTCCCTGCTCGTCGTCCACGATCACCAGGCGCGCTCCGAGGCGTTCAGCTACGACCTGGCCGCCCGTGAGCTGACCCGGCTGAAGACTCCCGACGGCACCATCGAGCACGCGCGCACCCGCCCAGGCGGCGACGTGTGGTTCTCGTGGTCGGACTCCGCCCACCCGCCCGTCTTCCTGGCCCTCGACAGCGACCCTCGGTTTCCCGCCGCCAGCCGTGCGCCGCAGACCGCGCTCGCCGCCGACGTATGGGTCGACGGCCCCGGCGGCCGCGTCCACGCCCTGCTGAGCCTGCCCCGGACCGGCACGAAGCCGCACCCCGCGGTGTTCCTTCTGCACGGCGGGCCCGACGAACACGACCAGGACGCCTTCGATCCCGAGGCGGCGGCCTGGACGGACGAGGGGTTCGCCGTCGTACGCGTCAACTACCGCGGCTCGACGGGCTACGGCCGGGCCTGGACGGAGGCCCTGCGGCGCCGTGTCGGCCACACCGAGCTGGAGGACATCACCGCGGTACGGCAGTGGGCCGTCGACCAGGGGATCATCGACCCCGCCCGCCTGGTGCTGGCCGGCTGGTCGTGGGGCGGCTATCTGACCCTGCTGGGACTCGGCACCCGGCCGGACGACTGGACCGTCGGCCTGGCCGGCGCGCCGGTCGCCGACTGCGCCGCCGCGCACCACCAGGCCATGGACGACATCAAGGCGCTGGACCGCAGTCTCTTCGGCGGGACCCCGGAGGAAGTCCCCGAGGTCTACCGCGACGCCTCTCCCGTCACCTACGCCGATGCCGTCCGCGCACCAATCTTCATCAGCGCGGGGGTCAACGACGCCCGGTGCCCCATCGACCAGGCCCGCGCCTACGCCGAGCAGCTGCGAGCCCGCGGCCTGCCGGTGGAGTTCCATGCCATGGACGCGGGCCACAGTGTGACGGCCGTGGAGGAACGCGTCACGGTCTTCCGCCGTCAGCTCGACTTCACCCGGACACACCTCGATGCCGTAGGGAGGCTGTCATGA
- a CDS encoding RraA family protein — translation MNADPADGQVWPTAALWDAGIRLGQRLTLPPLPLRPAAQGMRLAGPLRRIRHTEGVASIFQGLDEAREGDVLFIDNGGRTDEACMGDLVAIEARLAGMAGLVVWGCHRDTDELALIRLPVFSLGPCPSSPTLRPDTGDTTGQPFPFEPGDVAVGDSDGLIVIPAKTYPEVVDVARTIVAAEQRQAEKALHGVSLREQLRWAEFTERRQRDPSYTFRTHMARLGGALE, via the coding sequence ATGAACGCAGACCCGGCCGACGGGCAGGTGTGGCCCACGGCGGCACTGTGGGACGCGGGTATCCGGTTGGGGCAACGGCTCACCTTGCCGCCCCTCCCCCTGCGCCCGGCCGCGCAGGGCATGAGACTCGCCGGGCCGCTGCGCCGGATCCGGCACACCGAGGGCGTGGCCTCGATCTTCCAGGGCCTGGACGAGGCACGCGAGGGAGATGTGCTCTTCATCGACAACGGCGGACGGACGGACGAGGCATGCATGGGCGACCTCGTCGCGATCGAAGCACGGCTGGCCGGGATGGCGGGCCTGGTGGTGTGGGGATGTCACCGGGACACCGACGAGCTGGCCCTCATCAGGCTGCCGGTGTTCAGCCTGGGGCCGTGCCCGTCGTCGCCCACCTTGCGTCCGGACACCGGTGACACCACGGGGCAGCCGTTCCCGTTCGAGCCGGGTGACGTCGCGGTGGGCGACTCCGACGGCCTGATCGTCATCCCGGCCAAGACGTACCCGGAGGTCGTGGACGTCGCCAGGACCATCGTGGCGGCCGAGCAGCGGCAGGCCGAGAAGGCGCTGCACGGAGTGAGTCTGCGCGAGCAACTGCGCTGGGCGGAGTTCACGGAACGCCGACAGCGGGACCCGTCGTACACCTTCCGTACGCACATGGCCCGGCTGGGCGGTGCCCTGGAGTAG
- a CDS encoding AzlD domain-containing protein, translated as MNGVWLAVLLVGAVSMALKATGPVLLGGQELPERMQRVVALMAPTLLAALISTQIFADGQRLTVDARVVGLLVGAFGVWRKWPTLLVVVLGAAAAAVTRLIAG; from the coding sequence ATGAACGGAGTATGGCTCGCGGTACTGCTCGTAGGTGCCGTGTCGATGGCGCTGAAGGCCACCGGACCGGTGCTGCTGGGCGGCCAGGAGCTGCCGGAGAGAATGCAGCGGGTGGTGGCCCTGATGGCACCGACCCTGCTCGCGGCACTCATCTCCACCCAGATCTTCGCCGACGGCCAGCGGCTGACGGTCGACGCCCGCGTCGTCGGTCTGCTCGTCGGCGCGTTCGGGGTCTGGCGGAAGTGGCCCACCTTGCTCGTGGTCGTCCTCGGCGCCGCCGCGGCGGCCGTGACCCGGCTGATCGCGGGATGA
- a CDS encoding AzlC family ABC transporter permease, producing the protein MAIPLAIAVFGFAVSFGVVARAADMGIMAPIAMSLTTFAGSAQFAAASVVGTGGGIAAAIVAAVLLNSRYLPIGISVAPAMKGNALKRFLSAQLVVDESWAVGHLGGGRYSRGRLLGAGVVVYCAWVGGTAVGVLGAEYVGDPLRFGLDVVSPVLFLALLKGQINDRRALVCAILGVAIALALTPVASPGVPLIAATVACLLGLRK; encoded by the coding sequence ATGGCCATCCCGCTGGCGATCGCCGTCTTCGGCTTCGCCGTGTCCTTCGGTGTGGTGGCACGAGCCGCCGACATGGGAATCATGGCCCCCATCGCCATGTCCCTGACGACCTTCGCCGGATCGGCCCAGTTCGCGGCCGCCTCCGTGGTGGGCACCGGCGGAGGCATCGCCGCCGCGATCGTGGCCGCCGTACTGCTCAACTCCCGCTACCTCCCGATCGGGATCAGCGTCGCCCCGGCGATGAAGGGCAACGCCCTCAAGCGCTTCCTCTCCGCACAACTGGTGGTCGACGAGTCCTGGGCCGTGGGACACCTGGGCGGCGGCCGCTATTCACGCGGCCGGCTGCTCGGCGCGGGTGTGGTGGTCTACTGCGCCTGGGTGGGCGGCACGGCCGTCGGTGTGCTGGGCGCGGAGTACGTCGGGGACCCGCTGCGCTTCGGACTGGACGTGGTGTCGCCCGTCCTCTTCCTGGCCCTGCTCAAGGGACAGATCAACGATCGGCGCGCGCTCGTGTGCGCGATCCTCGGCGTCGCGATCGCACTGGCGCTGACACCGGTCGCCTCACCGGGCGTGCCTTTGATCGCGGCCACGGTCGCCTGTCTGCTGGGATTGAGGAAATAA
- a CDS encoding CGNR zinc finger domain-containing protein — protein sequence MTWAEDLVNTYNVVREKEKMPDVAALTELLVAHGIRVEDVPTDKDLERARTLRAALREVFGAPDEETAVTLLNRLLAEHHAVPHYTDHDGEWHLHVTGPQAPPVDQYAVNAAMGLLGVITTTGMSRLHVCRGNRCAEVFVDVSRNQSRRYCSPQICGNRASAAAHRARRRAATSGRQDSSA from the coding sequence GTGACATGGGCCGAGGACCTGGTGAACACCTACAACGTCGTCCGCGAGAAGGAGAAGATGCCTGATGTGGCCGCGCTGACGGAACTGCTCGTCGCACACGGCATCCGGGTCGAGGACGTGCCCACCGACAAGGACCTGGAGCGGGCCCGCACCCTGCGAGCGGCCCTGCGGGAAGTCTTCGGCGCCCCGGACGAGGAAACCGCGGTCACTCTCCTCAACCGCCTCCTCGCCGAGCACCACGCGGTCCCGCACTACACCGACCACGACGGCGAATGGCACCTCCATGTCACCGGCCCGCAGGCCCCGCCCGTCGACCAGTACGCCGTGAACGCCGCCATGGGCCTCCTCGGTGTCATCACCACCACCGGCATGAGCCGCCTGCACGTCTGCCGCGGCAACCGCTGTGCGGAAGTGTTCGTGGACGTCTCCCGCAACCAGTCACGTCGCTACTGCAGCCCGCAGATCTGCGGGAACCGCGCGAGCGCCGCCGCGCATCGGGCCCGACGGCGGGCTGCCACGTCCGGCCGCCAGGACTCATCGGCGTAG
- the shc gene encoding squalene--hopene cyclase, translating to MTISADGTPHAKGPVFTGDAGVTFAFPAAGPAEEAARRAVVRAADHLLARQDAAGWWKGRFTTDVSYDAHDLFLRHLLGVLDDRVAKASGRWIRSQQSADGSWPLVFDGAGHLGTTIQTYVALRLAGDGPDEEHMLRCAAWVREQGGVAAGQLTARVWLALLGLWSWDDLPEVPPEIIALPKWAPLNIYSFSSVMRVALVAISIISAHRPARPAPFGIDELFAPSNTSAGQPRPDNGWEKLFRRLNATVRVCSKGIPRPVREAAANACVRWLLERQEPDGSWGACTPMTTWVVLALHLHGYPPDHPVLKAAWGFLEECAAWPEDDVRALHTVHSPVWDTCLSTTALLDAGLATDHPALVRAADWLLTRQADRPGDWVARRPRLSPGGWAFQFHNQHYPDNDDTSETVLALRRVGHPDRVRVDDALDRAARWCLGMQSRNGGWAAFDADNTSTLPARVPFFDFGEFCTDPPTADITAHVVEMLAALGKERDPRTRRGVRWLLGQQEANGAWYGRWGVNYVYGTGCVLPALVAAGVPRGHAAVRRAVAWLISVQNADGGWGENWHSYADPACAGRGPSTPSQTAWALLALLAAGERDSTMVRDGIRWLTERQTEEGTWEEPQFTGTLVPRAVAGHYEYYGHVFPLMALGRYVQRTCPPRDVQVGRQRKEATEPDR from the coding sequence ATGACGATTTCGGCCGACGGTACGCCGCACGCGAAAGGCCCCGTCTTCACGGGTGACGCCGGTGTGACGTTCGCCTTCCCCGCGGCCGGCCCGGCGGAGGAAGCGGCCCGGCGCGCGGTGGTGCGGGCCGCGGACCATCTGCTGGCCCGGCAGGACGCCGCGGGATGGTGGAAGGGCCGTTTCACCACGGACGTGAGCTATGACGCCCACGATCTCTTCCTGCGCCACCTGCTCGGTGTGCTCGACGACCGTGTGGCCAAGGCGAGTGGCCGGTGGATCCGCTCGCAGCAGAGCGCGGACGGCTCCTGGCCCCTCGTCTTCGACGGCGCGGGCCATCTGGGAACCACGATCCAGACGTACGTCGCTCTCCGGCTCGCCGGGGACGGCCCGGACGAGGAGCACATGCTCCGGTGCGCGGCATGGGTGCGCGAGCAGGGCGGCGTGGCGGCCGGCCAGCTGACAGCCCGCGTATGGCTCGCCCTGCTCGGCCTGTGGAGCTGGGACGATCTTCCCGAAGTCCCGCCGGAGATCATCGCTCTGCCCAAGTGGGCGCCGCTGAACATCTACTCCTTCAGCTCCGTCATGCGCGTGGCGCTGGTCGCCATCAGCATCATCAGCGCACATCGGCCCGCGCGGCCGGCTCCCTTCGGCATCGACGAACTCTTCGCTCCGTCCAATACCTCGGCGGGCCAGCCGAGGCCGGACAACGGCTGGGAGAAGCTCTTCCGGCGTCTGAACGCCACTGTGCGCGTGTGCTCCAAGGGCATCCCCCGTCCGGTACGCGAAGCGGCGGCGAACGCCTGCGTCCGCTGGCTCCTGGAGCGCCAGGAGCCGGACGGCAGCTGGGGCGCGTGCACCCCGATGACCACGTGGGTCGTCCTCGCCCTGCACCTGCACGGCTACCCGCCGGACCATCCGGTGCTCAAGGCCGCCTGGGGCTTCCTGGAGGAGTGCGCCGCGTGGCCGGAGGACGACGTACGGGCGTTGCACACCGTCCACAGCCCGGTATGGGACACCTGCCTGTCCACCACCGCGCTGCTCGACGCCGGTCTGGCGACCGACCATCCCGCGCTGGTCAGGGCCGCCGACTGGCTGCTCACCCGGCAGGCCGACCGGCCCGGGGACTGGGTCGCCCGGCGGCCCCGGCTGTCTCCCGGCGGCTGGGCCTTCCAGTTCCACAACCAGCACTACCCCGACAACGACGACACCTCCGAGACGGTCCTCGCGCTGCGCCGGGTCGGCCATCCCGACCGGGTACGCGTCGACGACGCGCTGGACAGGGCGGCGCGGTGGTGTCTCGGCATGCAGAGCCGGAACGGCGGATGGGCCGCCTTCGACGCGGACAACACCAGCACTCTGCCCGCCAGAGTCCCGTTCTTCGACTTCGGCGAGTTCTGCACCGATCCGCCCACCGCCGACATCACCGCCCACGTGGTGGAGATGCTGGCCGCGCTGGGAAAGGAGCGCGACCCCCGCACCCGCCGCGGCGTCCGCTGGCTGCTCGGGCAGCAGGAGGCGAACGGCGCGTGGTACGGACGCTGGGGAGTGAACTACGTGTACGGCACCGGCTGTGTCCTTCCCGCCCTCGTCGCCGCCGGAGTTCCCCGCGGGCACGCTGCCGTCCGGCGCGCCGTCGCCTGGCTGATCTCGGTACAGAACGCGGACGGCGGCTGGGGCGAGAACTGGCACTCGTACGCCGATCCGGCCTGCGCCGGCCGTGGCCCGTCCACCCCTTCGCAGACCGCCTGGGCGCTGCTCGCGCTGCTCGCGGCGGGAGAACGCGACAGCACCATGGTGCGGGACGGGATCCGCTGGCTGACCGAGAGGCAGACGGAGGAAGGCACCTGGGAGGAGCCGCAGTTCACGGGCACGCTCGTTCCCCGGGCCGTGGCCGGGCACTACGAGTACTACGGGCACGTCTTCCCCTTGATGGCGCTGGGCCGCTATGTCCAGCGCACATGTCCCCCACGTGATGTGCAGGTGGGCCGGCAACGAAAAGAAGCGACGGAGCCGGACCGGTGA